The stretch of DNA GGATTAATTATTGGTGGTGGTTCAGTGTTGTATTATGCCAAGAAAAAAGGGTTAAAACCTTTGCATGTTGTTGATGCTTGTGCTCCTGCTTTATTATTAGCTTATGGAATAGGTCGGATAGGTTGTCAGCTTTCAGGTGATGGTGACTGGGGAATGCCTAACGATGCTCCTATGCCCGAATGGTTGAGCTTTTTACCTGAATGGACTTGGGCGTTTGATTATCCAGGAAATGTGTTGGGTATAAATTTACAGGAAGATTTTACCCAAATGGGCTTAGTAAGTATTACAGGAAAAGCTTGGCCAACGCCGTTTTATGAAACCATTATGTCATTTATTGCTTTTGGAATTTTATGGCTATCAAGAAAGAAAATACATGTAGCTGGTGTAATGACTTCATTATATTTAATATTAAATGGAGTTGAACGTTTTTTTATCGAAAAAATTCGAATAAACCCAGATTACAATGTGTTTGGATTTAAAGCTACACAGGCTGAAATTATTGCAGTAATCTTTATTTTAATAGGAGTTGTAGGTATTTATTACTTTAATAAAATTTCAACAAAAAAATTAGCCTAAATTTTGTTCAAAATTCGTTGCTTGT from Flavobacteriales bacterium encodes:
- a CDS encoding prolipoprotein diacylglyceryl transferase — translated: MFPFLSDLINYLFGTNLVLPFPMFGFMVAIAFVAANQFFVFEMKRKEQLGLLFPIEESVIKGAKASLMELASNALFGFVIGFKILEAILNYDELAANPQTFILSSRGNWLGGIALAAIMVYLKYREAEKNKLPEPKTIIEKVHPFQLVGTMTFIAAIGGILGAKIFDMVEDLPRLIAHPIDTILSGSGLSIYGGLIIGGGSVLYYAKKKGLKPLHVVDACAPALLLAYGIGRIGCQLSGDGDWGMPNDAPMPEWLSFLPEWTWAFDYPGNVLGINLQEDFTQMGLVSITGKAWPTPFYETIMSFIAFGILWLSRKKIHVAGVMTSLYLILNGVERFFIEKIRINPDYNVFGFKATQAEIIAVIFILIGVVGIYYFNKISTKKLA